A region of Pseudomonadota bacterium DNA encodes the following proteins:
- the sfsA gene encoding DNA/RNA nuclease SfsA — protein MIFKAPLIPGHLVRRYKRFLADVQLADGSTVTAHVPNSGAMLGLTTPGLEVRLSPAANPGRKLPYTLEMVHTDNTWVGSNTSHPNALAQEAVASNRFSPFSGYTSVRREVKYGKNSRIDLLLEDPALPPLYVEVKNVHVRRPERHDGQTAEFPDSVTSRGAKHLEEMADMVRAGARALMLYIVQRGDCSSFRVAEDLDPAYAAAFAKARKAGVEALCLDCTVSPEGIDIGKPLPILG, from the coding sequence ATGATTTTCAAAGCCCCCCTGATCCCCGGTCATCTGGTCCGCCGGTACAAGCGCTTTCTGGCGGATGTCCAGCTGGCGGATGGCAGTACGGTCACGGCCCATGTGCCCAACTCCGGCGCCATGCTGGGCCTGACCACGCCGGGGCTGGAGGTGCGCCTGTCTCCCGCCGCAAACCCGGGCCGCAAGCTGCCGTACACGCTGGAGATGGTCCACACGGACAACACCTGGGTCGGCTCGAACACCAGCCATCCCAACGCGCTGGCGCAGGAGGCCGTGGCATCAAACCGCTTCAGTCCGTTCAGCGGCTATACCTCCGTGCGGCGCGAGGTAAAATACGGGAAGAACAGCCGCATCGACCTGCTGCTGGAGGATCCAGCCCTGCCCCCGCTGTATGTGGAGGTCAAAAACGTCCACGTGCGCCGCCCGGAAAGGCATGATGGCCAGACGGCGGAGTTTCCGGACAGCGTCACCTCCCGCGGGGCAAAGCACCTGGAGGAAATGGCAGACATGGTCCGCGCCGGCGCCCGCGCACTGATGCTGTATATCGTCCAGCGCGGCGACTGTTCCTCGTTCCGCGTGGCCGAAGACCTTGACCCCGCCTATGCCGCAGCCTTTGCCAAAGCCCGGAAGGCAGGCGTGGAAGCCCTGTGTCTGGACTGCACGGTCAGTCCGGAAGGAATTGACATCGGCAAGCCTCTTCCCATACTTGGTTAG